From the Trifolium pratense cultivar HEN17-A07 linkage group LG4, ARS_RC_1.1, whole genome shotgun sequence genome, the window GGTCTTGAACTGTCTATTTTACCATTACTCTTCATGAATTTGTTATTTCCTATGATCATGTCTTCGATTCTTTCATAGTCATCCTTGTTAATATGCTCGAAAATGAAGTAAGAAATTTATAGAGATGaaacttataaatttaaattggaTGACTATGAAAGAATCAAATACATGTTCCGGGAGCACTGTTTAGTATAACCTTTATTAAAATTTTGCGTTTTTAAAGTAAATAGGTAAAGTGGAGGGGAACAAAGATGTTTATTAGGTTCAACtgtttaaatttttgaatgaataaatcATCGATTGGTGTCtctaaattatattaaaaaaaaaaccaatttacACTTgtaacttttaatttaatttcatgtAAACAGTTTAGAAAAACCCCAAAAATAAGAAAGTTGTCTTAGAACTTATGTTatgtgatcaatatttttaaaataaatactattttcaatacaaaaaaaaaaatctttttttattcCTTAAAGGACACTAGTTAACATATGATCCAACGTACATGTTATTCATTCATCTTTTTTCTATGTTTCATATTTCAAAATCCAAATTGAAgggataatttttttattttaatgttttttattagttttctaGTAAACAatattgcatttaattttttgtctaaTGTTTATAAATTAACTGTTCACATTGGCGCGCTAAGGAAAACAAATTTGCCTAAAAACTTAATTCAAAGAATGTTAGATCCAATAGCTAGCAACAGATGGAGTCAAGATATAACAAAACTCaactataaaaattataaagaaaatcTATGCATATATGTAacaaattgtaaataaaattaaaatctactCCTTCAATCTTTCAATCATTCAATAGATAATTATAACCTTGAATTTTCCCCACTCCTCAATATAAGAGAAGCCAAATTTGTAACATAAACTGAGGATCCATCTTAGTAGAAGAAATTAACTTTAATATCTGAAAGTTTTACCCATTAGTCATATAAACTATACCCATTAAATGAATTTTCTACAAGAGAGATTTGACAATATTAAGGTATCCAATCAGCACCACAAAGCATTATTCACTTCACATGCTGCTGTCTTAGGCTTAGGGTCTGCCCCTCTTAATGCTGCATGATGGGCACTTGTATTGCTTTATGCTCTCAGCTTTTGCAGGAGTAATCTTCACACATTTCCCGTGGTACCACCTCTCGCAAATATCACAGCCAATCCAAAATTCATCAGCATTGTAGTTTCCACCGCAGGTCCCGCAAAGGGTTTCGCTATGctcgtcttcctcctcctcgtAACCTTGATCATCTGCCAACTTTGGGATGCTTTTAACTTGCCCGTCATTTGATCTCTGAAGATAAATGAACAAACATGTATATATAAGAAGGCCAAGTGTACTCTGGTTTCGATTTTCATGATCATATGCAAAAGCAAAAAGAAAAGTAATGTGTGAATTGGACAGTGTGATAGATTATGAACTTTGTTTAAAAAACCACAGCTAGTTTAGTTTTTTGCCTGTACTCAGCTGTTTCAGAATGTTATCCAAGTAACCGACAACTACAACAGATAAACAAGTCAAACGTTTCATTATAGTTCGTGTGTATGATATAGTAGATAAACACCAAAAAGATAGAATAGGTAAAAAGCTTTAAAAAGATTTGATGACATTGATATCTCTACGTTCATTACAAAACTTGATCCATGTTTCTATCAATTTCTAATCTAACTCAGATTTACACAACAAAAATAACACTAACCTTGGTGCTGCCCCGAGATTTGCTTCCACTGTCTACAGTTGGCTTGTCCTTTATTGGCTTCCTCTCAGTTACAACTTCAAACACAGTTGGAAGGTCATTGATCAAGCTAAATAAACGTTTCCTGCCATAAATCAATGGAATCATCAATAGAAAGAGGGAGCCATAAACCCGCTTCAAAGTAGTTGAGGGAAAATCTAAAACAATCAAGTGCGTTAAAATGATAAATCAAACTCAGTTGCATGTATTGCCCTAAATAATCTTTGGAACCTGTAATTCACTTTGTAACACTGGTAAGGAGGGGGGAAAGTATTACTGGTGTGGTGAGAGATAAACCACGTAATTTATCCCATATAATTGTTCAATTGCAAATTGAAGCTAAAAGTTAAAATAGAGTTGCCTTTCACATAACAGATAACAGTGATGATATCGATGCAATTCAGAAACTACTACAATTACAAGCCTCAGTTACAGCATATCACAAGGTTCTTAAGCATGTTAATTACAGATAACGAACCAGAAGCAACTTAAGTTACTATAACCACATACTTACTCACTATAGACAGTACAGTACCTTTCATTGCGGTTAAGCCGAGCTCCGAGATAAAAGGCAACGGAAAGCAACCAAGAATCACTGTGCACAGCAACCAAGGAAAGCCAGTCCCTACGGTTCATGCCATCCCTTGCAAAATTGATTCCGAGAGCTGGCTCTGGAAGCTCAGGTGGAACTTCCTCTGCAGGAAGAGTCACTTCCCATGATTCATTTGAATGTCCATAGAGACACAAGTTGTCCTtatcttcaaaacaaaaaagcaCAATACAGAAACTTTGAAGTCAgtgaaacaaaacaacacagattcataatttatattacaaaaccataaaaactttgAGCAATTCCAGCATGAGTCTAACTCAACCACTTAGGTGTCTGTTAGGTCTCGTAtccaaattcaaaaataaaaaaattgaactgtCTCACTCTCAGGAACAGGGTTTCAAATAAATGTCTGCAACCGCAACCTGGGTTGCGTTGCGAGACGGTTTTATGTTACTGAAATCACAACGTAACAGCAATGAGACCACATTTGACAGTAATTCTCTACAATGCCAAGGAACGCAAAGCAACCCACCCGCTGTTTAAAATCTTGCTCAAAAGAATAACAATTTCACAAGACCAAAAGACCATAAACAGCTAGGATTATTAGCACACAAAATCACACTATTCTAAAACAGTTAGCAAACACTCAATTATTAGTTATATAGATAGGGGTTTGCTCAATCCAAAGGAGTAAGATCCAAAAATATTGATCAACTAAAATCCTAAAATCATCATAGCACAGACATCAGACACAACATACTGACATGttgacaccaataataatttgagaaaatgccATAATTCATAATAATTTGAGAGCCTTCTAATTTGAAAagtgtatgtgcttcatagattaAAATCCATTACCAATCTTAAATTAATAGATTATTAGTTTGTTTCTggatgtatttatttattttaataactaATAACTGACAAACTGTCTTGTAGTTAAAAGGTAGTAACTGATGTGTGTCAGTTCATgcctaaataaataaataaataaaaacaaacaaaaatataaaaattaaaaaacacatgGGACATACTAaactttgactttattttttcctcaatttctccaaaaataaaagataactcTCTCAGCTATAACAACTCGTCAACTCTACAATTTCACACAgaaacaataaaattgaaaaacaaaacaaacaaaaaatcgaaaaaaaattatatttttagataaattataaaatattagttCAGATCTTCAACTACCCATTTACCTGGATCACAGAGTGCGTAGAACTCATCAACATCTGaaacaaaaatccaaaaaaaaaaatattggttagttgaaaatttgaaaaatcgaagaaaaaaaaattggaattgaaTTGAGTGAATATACCTTGAGTTAAAGCACGAACGATACCATCTCTACGAGAACTGAAATCTTTGAAGATCTCTTCAACGGTGCGAGGACTTGACCCCATTTCCATAAAACCTAATTTGAGATCTACGCGATTAGGGTTAGGATTTGAGAAGGTTCTAGAAATTGAGATGAACGGTGTTGATGAATTTGAAGTTTCAGTTAGAAGAGACTACTAAGCCATGAGAAAAGATCGATCGTAATGGAAAGAAAAGAACctaatgagagagagagagtgaggttggaaaaataaatatacgaaaataaaaataagagtaTAGTTATGTAGTGTGTTTACTTTTTAGAGCTTATATTTAGGActtttataattagggttaaTTTTGGTCGTTGGATTAATCCTAACGGTTGggaatttaattttaattgttggattaatttgatttggaTTGGTTGTGTTAATAATCTTAATGGTTAGCTtatgggtgtgtttggtaacacaaataagttagcttatagcttattacatgagcttataagcttgtttcaaaaaattaaaggtgtttggtaaaaagctttttttactagcttatagtttttttttcatatgctatttcaagtagcgtgtgagcttatagcttatagctttttacactttatttcatttttaccctttaatttaataattacccactttaaaaaagaaattacccactaacaattatgtcattttatatttattaaccactttaaaagctaattttaccaaacactttaatttcaattagctagcttttcagctatcagctatcagctagcttatcagctatcagctagcttatagcttatttttaccaaacagaccctatcaaaaaaaaacttaatggTTATGAATTACGGTGCGTttgaccctttttttttttgtttaaaagttactttaagcttaaaaaaaaatcttaatggTTATGATATTAATTTTGATTGTTGGTTTGATTTGGTGATTGAAGTATGGTTGGAAGGAATTGGATTTTGTGCGGTTGATTATGTAGTTAGTAAATTTGGATCGTCTGATTTTGTTCGGACGATTTACATGTGATTGACTGCACTGCAGTTAGTATATTTGTGAATTTACTGAACCTCTATCCATGGTTGGAATGGTGTAATGAGttgaaaattaatttgattaatcTAACGATTTATGTATGGTTAAAATGACTATGTATAAAATTCAATAGGTAGGAGATACATTAATTTTGATCGTTAAATTATTTCGACAGTTGATATATGGTTGGAATGATATGTG encodes:
- the LOC123924872 gene encoding PHD finger protein ALFIN-LIKE 1-like, with amino-acid sequence MEMGSSPRTVEEIFKDFSSRRDGIVRALTQDVDEFYALCDPDKDNLCLYGHSNESWEVTLPAEEVPPELPEPALGINFARDGMNRRDWLSLVAVHSDSWLLSVAFYLGARLNRNERKRLFSLINDLPTVFEVVTERKPIKDKPTVDSGSKSRGSTKRSNDGQVKSIPKLADDQGYEEEEDEHSETLCGTCGGNYNADEFWIGCDICERWYHGKCVKITPAKAESIKQYKCPSCSIKRGRP